The Thermococcus sp. 4557 genomic sequence ATGGTTCCCTCGTACTCGGCCGTGAAGGGGTGCTTGCCGGTCAGTATCTCGTAGAAGACGATGCCGAGCTGGAAGATGTCGCTCCTGTGGTCGATGTGCTCCGGATCCTTTATTTGCTCGGGGGAGGAGTAGAGTATGGTCTTGTGCCTGACAAGAGAGGATTTTCTTGTGGCTCTGGATGCGAGCCTTGCAAGGCCCCAGTCGCCGAGTTTAACCTGCTCCAGGCTTCCGAATATGAGTATGTTGCTCGGCTTTATGTCCCTGTGGTATATCTTCTGGGAGTGGGCGTGGTGGAGGGCGCGGCCTATCTCGAATATTATTCTCCCTGCCACGGAGGGGCTTATGGGTTTCTTGACCTTCTCCAGGTTGTTGCTGGCCAGCTCCATCTCAAGGAAGCCGAGCCTCGGGTCGGCGCGGTGAACCTTGACGATGTTCTCGTGGTCGAGCTTTTGGGCCGCCGCGAACTCACGCATGAACGAGGAGGTGGATTCCTTGTCCAGGTATTTGAGCACCTTGAGTGCCACCTTGTGTCCCTGTGGATTCTTGGCCTCGTAAACGTAGGAGAACGCGCCCTCTCCGATGGTTCTTATTATCCTGTACCTTTCCTTTATCTGCTCCAGCCTCGTCTCGAAGTTCACCGACAGGTCGAATGTCTCCTCCTCGACGACTTCCTCCTGGAGGACGAAGCTGTCCTTGTCCGGGATCTGGAGGCGCCAGCCCTTGGGAACCTCCCCAGTGTAGAGGAGCTCGGTGATTCCGTAGAGGTTGCTGTCGCAGGCTTTTATCAGCTCGTTTATCATTGCGACTTCCTCTACCAGGTCGTGCTTCTTCGCCATCTCCAGGAGGTTCTCCAGGACTTTCTTCGCGCTCTCGAGGCTCTTCTTGGCGGAGAACCAGTCCTCCTTCCTGTACATCTCGGCGGCCTCTATCATCATGTCCGCTACCGCCTGGAGCTGGAGCATTATTATCTTCCTGTGGGCAACTATGAGGGCGTCGAACCTGTCGTCTTCCATCGGAACCTCAACGGTTTCGAGCTCCCTAATCGCATCCCAGAGCTCCTGCTCGGTTTGAGCGTCCTTTATCTTCTGGTATATCCTCCTGAAGTTGGCTATCTTCCTCAGGTTCTCGGTGGTCTCTATGGTGTTCCTGAGCTTTTGAATCAGCTCCTCCTGGGTACCATCTTCGACCTCCAAAACCGTAAGGGCCTGGTGATATTTCTCCAGCGACTCCGCGAACTTTGATATTGCCTCCTCAAAGTTCCTCGCCTTTAGAAGCTTCTCTCCGTCATGCCTCAGACGGAGGGCGTTGCTTAGAAGGAAATCCCTATCTGGAAGGGCTGCTATCAGGGCTTTTTTGACCATCTCAAGCGCGGTGCCGGTGTCATCGGCGTTCAGCGCGTTTAACGCGTTCTGAAGATAATCCTTAGCCTGCTCGATGTTCGAGCCGGGTAATCCAAGCGTCATGTAATTTGAAATTTTCGGGAGATACGACTCGATCTCCCTCAGGTCAGCTATCCTGCCCAACCCCAACACCCCCAACGCGGGGCATAACACCCGCTTTTATTAGGGCAAAGTACTTATTAACGTTGTTATTTCTCCAAAGGGGGATGGTATTACTTCTCATTGCTCCCTTCCCCCTCTGAAGGCGCCTCAGCTGCCGGCTGGTTCAGCAGGCTCATAATGTCCCTGCTGATCCTATCTTTCATGCTCCTGTACTGGCCTTTCAGCTCTTTGATACGTGCTACCTCGGCAGCAACCTCCTCTCTGAGCCTTGAGAGGCTGCCTCTGTCCCCCCTGCGGTAGGCTTCTTCTATCGCCCTTCTTTTTCCCTCCAACCCGTTTAGTATCTCACTGGCTTCTTCGGGGATGTTTTCCCTCCTCACGGAGTCTATCGTGGCCAGTAGCTCTTTGTAGCTCTTTCTGAAGTTGTACTTCCGGTATGTCATAACTAGGAGAAGCAGTACTATCAGGACGGCTATACCTGCCGCCACCCTGATGCCGTAGTAAACCGGATCCATCTGCATGTCCGGCGTTAGCTCCCTTATCTCGCCTGGACCCAGTGAGACAGTGGTGGTGTAGTCCTTCTTCCCCTCCTTTTTGAGCATCACCGCATAGCTTCCCGGCTGAATGGAGATGGACGTCGGTGCGGTTCCGTAGTAGGTTCCGTCCACGTAAACCTCCGCCCCTGAGGGTCCGTTTATTTCGAGCTTCGCCGGACAGGGCTCCAGGCGGGCCGCCACCGATACCGGTGCGGGCGAGTTTATTGACACCTCTTCCCGGTACTCCCCGCAGAACCCGTCGGCCCTCACCGTGACGTTGTGATCCCCTGCGGGAATCGTGTAGTTCAGAAGGGGCGTCTTGCCCACGGGTATCCCGTCTATGACAACCTGGGCACCATCTACGTTGGAGTAGACGTTTATCGTACCGTTGGCAAGGGGCAGGGAAATGTACTCTTTGACGACATCACCGGAGGAAACGCTCACCTCGACGACCTTCGTGTGGTAGTACTCCCTCGCGACCTTTACAGTGTAAGTTCCTGGGAGGACTGTGAATGCCGTAGGAGTCTCCCCTATCTCGGTGTACTCACCGCTCTCCATCAGGTACACCCTAGCGTCGCTGGGGTCGGTCAGTATCTGGATCACTCCCGGAACCCGGTAGAGCGCAACCGTGCCGTCCTTGGTCCCAACCGCCAGGTAGTTCCCGTCCTGAGAGAGTGCCACTGCGTAGACCGGAGAACCAAGGTTTTCCTTCCAGAGCAGGTAGCCTTTCTCGTTGAAGACGTAGACGTTCCCTCCCGTGTCGCCCACCGCGATTACCCTGCCCGTTGGGGTGATATCGACGTCAAAAGCCGGCGCGTCCAGCTTGTACCTCCACACGAACTCCCCGGAGGGCCGGTAGAGATAGACGTAGTAATTCCCCGAGCCGGTCCACTTTCCGCTGGGATCGAGGTGGAGTCCCGTCACGGCAGCGTAGTACTTCTCCGATATGGCCGTGCCCACGACGGCATCGTCGAACTCCCTGGTGGACTTCAGGAACGTCCCCGAGAATAGGAAGAGCTTGCTGTACTCGTTGTCGTCCCTCCGGTAGAACCACGGGGAGTGCGACACCACCAGGTAGTTTCCGTAGGTGTCCACCTCAGGCAGATCAACGCCCACGAGGTTCGTGGATATCCTCGAGCCGGTGTGGCTGAAGCGTATTATCTTCCCCTCGCTCCCGACGTATATCCTGTCCTGGCCCGCAGACACCGATGAGAAGAATTCTTTGGTCTGTGAGGTGTATGTCCAGAGCACGTGCTTTCTGTCGTCCAGGTAGATTATCTTCCCGTACTCCGGGGAACCGTCCCTGTTCGTGTCGTAGCCAACCGCGGCCACGATGTTCTTGCCATCCTTGGCTATGTCAAGGGACGCTATGAAGCCCCCGGTCAGGTAGTCCCATATCGGCCTCCCATCCCAGCTGAAGTAGTATATCCTTCCGTTCTTGCCTCCAGCTACCACGTACTGGCCGTTTGGTCCCACTTTGATAGCGTGAACCTCGGTGTTGACTTTGTACGTCCATTCCGGTGTTATCTGCGGTGCAGAGGCCTTCACGTGAGCTGTTCCTGGGGCGGACATCAGTAGCAGGAACATCACGATAACAATGACCGTCTTCCACTTAGCGGCCACCATGGCTCAAACCCCCGTCCGGCGTTTCAATGAGCTTGAAAAAGAAAGTGAAGGACAATCCAATCACCTCTTCCGATCCTTGATGACGGACAGTTTGCCCCTCTTCCTTGTTATCTTGAATCCCAGCCTGCGGTAGCCGTGGACGTTCTCGGCGTAGAGCCTGAACTCCTTCTTCTGTATGCTGAACCGTGTGAATCTAGGGACGTCGGAGACACCGGTTTCCCTCTTTATCATCTCGTCTATCTCCTCCCGGTGCTTTAGGTAGTACTCCACCATCTCCCCGAGGGTCTCTTTAGGGTCGCCCTCGAACTCCTCGTCCCTGACCACGTACTCCACAGGCCCGTAGCCTGGAACCTCTATTCTTCCGTCCACCCTCTGTCTCCTCCCGCCCCCGCCGGCGGTCGTGATTGTCGGTGTAATTCCTGCACGTCTTTTCGGTTCCCGTTTTCCGCTCACGGTTTCGCTCTCCACCTCGAGCTTCACCCTGTCGAGCAGGACCCTCAGCTCATCTATGGTCGACTTCCCTATCGGAATGCCCTCGCGCATCATGAGCTCAAGCTGTTCTATGGCCCCTTCTATTTCCGCCTTGTACTCCCTGGAAAGGCCCTTCAGCTCCTCGAGCGCCCCTATGAGTCCTGCCTTGTCGTTGAGCTGGGCGTGAAGTAGAGCGTTCCTGCTGAGCTGTTCCGTGAGCCTGCGTTTGAGCCTCGCGAGTTCTTCCCCGCTGGTGGTCATCATTGTCGTCCGGGTTTTCTCGATCTCCCGCTCAATGGCTTCCTTCTCCTTCTCCAGC encodes the following:
- a CDS encoding serine/threonine-protein kinase; this translates as MGRIADLREIESYLPKISNYMTLGLPGSNIEQAKDYLQNALNALNADDTGTALEMVKKALIAALPDRDFLLSNALRLRHDGEKLLKARNFEEAISKFAESLEKYHQALTVLEVEDGTQEELIQKLRNTIETTENLRKIANFRRIYQKIKDAQTEQELWDAIRELETVEVPMEDDRFDALIVAHRKIIMLQLQAVADMMIEAAEMYRKEDWFSAKKSLESAKKVLENLLEMAKKHDLVEEVAMINELIKACDSNLYGITELLYTGEVPKGWRLQIPDKDSFVLQEEVVEEETFDLSVNFETRLEQIKERYRIIRTIGEGAFSYVYEAKNPQGHKVALKVLKYLDKESTSSFMREFAAAQKLDHENIVKVHRADPRLGFLEMELASNNLEKVKKPISPSVAGRIIFEIGRALHHAHSQKIYHRDIKPSNILIFGSLEQVKLGDWGLARLASRATRKSSLVRHKTILYSSPEQIKDPEHIDHRSDIFQLGIVFYEILTGKHPFTAEYEGTIINNILNKTPEPPSYLNPEARVFDEIVMKMLEKDPEKRYQTVRELQNDIKEVLIRMGVHVRDSVSSRERAKILAENAYLRIKAIVDGFAQEVSSELAKLAADLDALYHETGYPELKDLHTQISLMASENARPTEDTFRRVETVLKKWM
- a CDS encoding PEGA domain-containing protein codes for the protein MVAAKWKTVIVIVMFLLLMSAPGTAHVKASAPQITPEWTYKVNTEVHAIKVGPNGQYVVAGGKNGRIYYFSWDGRPIWDYLTGGFIASLDIAKDGKNIVAAVGYDTNRDGSPEYGKIIYLDDRKHVLWTYTSQTKEFFSSVSAGQDRIYVGSEGKIIRFSHTGSRISTNLVGVDLPEVDTYGNYLVVSHSPWFYRRDDNEYSKLFLFSGTFLKSTREFDDAVVGTAISEKYYAAVTGLHLDPSGKWTGSGNYYVYLYRPSGEFVWRYKLDAPAFDVDITPTGRVIAVGDTGGNVYVFNEKGYLLWKENLGSPVYAVALSQDGNYLAVGTKDGTVALYRVPGVIQILTDPSDARVYLMESGEYTEIGETPTAFTVLPGTYTVKVAREYYHTKVVEVSVSSGDVVKEYISLPLANGTINVYSNVDGAQVVIDGIPVGKTPLLNYTIPAGDHNVTVRADGFCGEYREEVSINSPAPVSVAARLEPCPAKLEINGPSGAEVYVDGTYYGTAPTSISIQPGSYAVMLKKEGKKDYTTTVSLGPGEIRELTPDMQMDPVYYGIRVAAGIAVLIVLLLLVMTYRKYNFRKSYKELLATIDSVRRENIPEEASEILNGLEGKRRAIEEAYRRGDRGSLSRLREEVAAEVARIKELKGQYRSMKDRISRDIMSLLNQPAAEAPSEGEGSNEK